The stretch of DNA TTTTTCCTGCAAGGTCACTTCTTTAAGAAAACCCGTGGTCTCAAGCTCTTTTACCAATTCTTCAGTATTTCCAAGGGAAATCCAGTCCGCAGAACCAAACATGCTCATTCCTTTTTTAAGAGCCTTAAACCTACACCAAAAAAGCGCTTGAATGAAGTGTGTATTATGATGAAATAACCGAACATCAGAAGTGAGGACTAAAATGAATATGACTGACGCAAACTTTTGGAAGAAGTGCAGCACCTGCAAAAAACCCATCGGCTTTGGCGCTAGATATTATGTTTGCAGCGTTTCTACCTGCAATGGTGAACGCACCGGTTACGTATTCTGCAGCATTTCGTGCTTTGATGCCCACTTACCTGGCGCCCGACATCGTCAAGCGGGTGCTATTGAAAAAATGGCTCCAAAATCAGCCACCGAAACATCTTCACGCACTTTGATTAAGCCTGCGCCCGTTGCAGGAGCTTCGACATCGACTTTTTCTGGGGCAAAGCCCGTTCCTAAAGATGTTTTGATTATTGCTTCAAGATTAAAAGAGTATGTGACGGCAAGATCTGATTTTAATACCTCTGCCTCGGTGATGGATGTCTTATCTGAATACGTTCGCGTGGTCACAGATCGCGCGATTGACAATGCTCGAGCGGATGGTCGCAAAACCGTTTTAGATCGAGACTTTGATTTTCTTCACAAAACCTAATCGTTCATTCCTAAACCTTTAAGGATCTTCGGAATATACTTTTCAATTCTTGAAACTCGAGTCGTTGCTTGTTTTGCTGATGCAAAATGCATCAAATACAAACGCTGACGGCCCGGTGTTAGTCCCTCAAAAGCCGCTTTTAATTTCTTATTGTTTGCAAGCTTCGTTTTAAACTCGACCGGGATATCTTGTTTCCTTGGCGCTTTTTTTTCGGTCTTTGCCGCAGGCGACGATTCAGCCTTCACCGCTTCTTTGATATAGGCTTTAATTGTGGTCTTTAGTTTTGAAATTTCCGCAGCACTTGTGAATTCAAATCTTCGAGCCGTTTGTGAGTTTTCACCCGGAGCCTTTAATAGGCCCTTAGAATCTTTTAAAAGATGTCCTTTAAAAAACATCAGCGCACAAAAGTTTTTAAAGTTCTGGATGATCGCGATGTTTTGCCCATCATGCGAGTAACAAGGCAGACTCCATTTAAAGTCTTCTTGCAGTCCACTATCTAAAGCAATTTGTCTTAGTGATTTGATTTCGGCAGTCCATGCCTTTTGGCTCTTAATAAACGCGTCTACTTTAGGATTTGTGTCGCTCATACCTGTCGCTCCTTAAGGTCTAACGATAAACGAAGCTTTAGGATGAAGTCAGCCCCCGTGTCCGATTTCCGAGAAACCGGATCAGAATTTAGCCCCAAACCCCATTTAATTCGTTTATAGGTCAGAATTTTCTGGTCCTGGATTTGAACTATGTGTCCGCGAGCCCAAATTTCTGGGTCCACAAAGGAGTAACCATGAACATTCAGAAAATCGTTCGTTCAGTAACGAAAAAGCAAATCAAGTCGACTCAAAAGAAAGCCCAAGGCCATTTTGAATTGGGTGGAGTTGGCAATACTCAAATGAACATGATCGC from Bdellovibrio bacteriovorus encodes:
- a CDS encoding YdeI/OmpD-associated family protein, with protein sequence MSDTNPKVDAFIKSQKAWTAEIKSLRQIALDSGLQEDFKWSLPCYSHDGQNIAIIQNFKNFCALMFFKGHLLKDSKGLLKAPGENSQTARRFEFTSAAEISKLKTTIKAYIKEAVKAESSPAAKTEKKAPRKQDIPVEFKTKLANNKKLKAAFEGLTPGRQRLYLMHFASAKQATTRVSRIEKYIPKILKGLGMND